In Amblyraja radiata isolate CabotCenter1 chromosome 38, sAmbRad1.1.pri, whole genome shotgun sequence, a genomic segment contains:
- the LOC116966842 gene encoding uncharacterized protein LOC116966842, producing MELLKPYLGLMAFFYLPTLFFDEEFSVSISSMIGIFSCGIRQVFAVTTKKAEVFLRQPRPGSSASRFKDVKKKSQRTFKKLIESPTQTPYFVCIPMYWGLLLITPLLPKCLKIPWVLHCSLDQFIVLFSWWRCYRNFHRRGLRDEETFDQTDNKYLLVEDFVWKQQLEEECFNLRQLTEMEITLYSIESPHIVHSYMDIEEGAERLIRARKAAVLQELREKLAKQMTKIQGLTKQCAQTVGQNQPSSFKP from the exons ATGGAGCTGCTAAAACCATACCTGGGCCTGATGGCTTTCTTCTACCTGCCCACGCTGTTCTTTGACGAGGAGTTCAGCGTCAGCATCAGCTCGATGATCGGCATCTTCTCCTGCGGCATCAGGCAGGTGTTCGCCGTGACGACCAAGAAGGCCGAGGTCTTCCTGCGACAGCCCCGCCCGGGGTCATCCGCCAGCAGGTTCAAAG ATGTTAAGAAAAAATCGCAAAGGACATTTAAGAAGCTGATTGAATCCCCGACGCAGACGCCGTACTTCGTGTGTATCCCCATGTACTGGGGGCTGCTGCTCATTACACCCCTGCTGCCCAAGTGCCTGAAGATTCCCTGGGTTCTGCACTGCTCCCTCGATCAGTTCATCGTCCTCTTCAGCTGGTGGAGATGCTACCGGAACTTTCACCGCCGCGGTCTCCGGGACGAGGAAACGTTCGACCAGACCGACAACAAATACCTA TTGGTTGAAGACTTTGTATGGAAACAGCAACTTGAGGAGGAATGCTTCAACCTCAGGCAGCTGACAGAGATGGAAATAACG CTCTACAGTATCGAGTCCCCACACATTGTTCACAGCTACATGGACATTGAGGAAGGGGCTGAGCGTTTAATCAGGGCCCGTAAGGCAGCTGTCCTCCAGGAGCTGAGGGAGAAGCTGGCCAAGCAGATGACCAAGATACAG GGCCTGACGAAACAATGTGCACAGACTGTCGGCCAGAACCAACCGTCATCCTTCAAGCCTTGA